Proteins from one Hydrogenivirga caldilitoris genomic window:
- a CDS encoding secondary thiamine-phosphate synthase enzyme YjbQ encodes MKAYTKYLTFKTEKRRELIRITDTVKEAVEESGVKEGLCLVSAMHLTAAVIVQDDEEGLHDDIWEWLERLAPFRENYKHHLTGEDNADAHLKNLLVHLQVVLPITEGKLDLGPWQEIFYAEFDGQRPKRVIIKIIGE; translated from the coding sequence TTGAAAGCCTACACAAAGTATCTAACCTTTAAGACTGAGAAGAGAAGAGAGCTTATAAGGATCACAGACACAGTGAAAGAAGCTGTTGAAGAATCGGGCGTAAAGGAAGGTTTATGTCTGGTTTCCGCCATGCACCTGACGGCGGCGGTTATAGTTCAGGACGACGAGGAGGGACTTCACGACGATATATGGGAGTGGCTTGAGAGGCTTGCGCCCTTTAGGGAAAACTACAAACATCACCTTACAGGGGAGGACAACGCTGATGCCCATCTGAAGAATCTTCTCGTTCACCTTCAGGTAGTCTTACCTATAACCGAAGGAAAGCTTGATTTAGGACCCTGGCAGGAGATCTTTTACGCCGAGTTTGATGGTCAGAGACCCAAGCGGGTAATTATAAAGATAATAGGAGAGTAA
- a CDS encoding transglycosylase SLT domain-containing protein: MNRVTFSEPSYNYRELVKKDLKSVAKEFESILIKQVLKEAFRSVLKDKSIYQRFYHDMFLEGVSKKLAEAGGVGIAKFIVETYEKNARQPESKEELRLMVKRVLKEEGLPGWLSVIPEIESSYEVKAVSPKGAAGMWQLMPETAKELGLKVDKDVDERFDPLKSTRAAVRHLKNLYGKYKNWILVLIAYNWGEGNLDRLGAGKVLQDLNLLPEETRTYVDKLLKVIKLSAGK; the protein is encoded by the coding sequence ATGAACAGGGTTACATTCTCAGAGCCTTCTTATAACTACAGAGAATTAGTAAAAAAGGACCTCAAGAGCGTTGCAAAGGAGTTTGAATCCATACTTATAAAGCAAGTTTTGAAGGAAGCCTTCAGGTCTGTTCTCAAAGACAAGAGCATATACCAGAGGTTCTATCACGACATGTTTCTGGAGGGGGTCAGCAAAAAACTCGCGGAAGCTGGAGGTGTTGGAATAGCGAAGTTTATCGTAGAAACTTACGAGAAGAACGCCCGCCAACCTGAGAGCAAAGAGGAGCTGAGACTCATGGTTAAAAGGGTCTTAAAGGAGGAGGGACTTCCAGGGTGGCTCTCAGTGATTCCAGAGATAGAAAGCTCCTACGAAGTTAAGGCTGTATCTCCAAAAGGGGCAGCGGGTATGTGGCAACTTATGCCCGAAACTGCAAAGGAGCTTGGGTTGAAGGTGGATAAAGATGTTGATGAGAGGTTTGATCCCTTAAAATCAACGCGTGCCGCAGTGAGACACCTGAAGAATCTTTACGGTAAATATAAGAACTGGATTCTTGTACTTATAGCTTACAACTGGGGAGAGGGGAACCTGGACAGGCTCGGAGCGGGAAAAGTTTTGCAAGACCTTAACCTTTTACCGGAAGAGACCCGCACTTATGTAGATAAACTCCTGAAGGTGATAAAATTGTCCGCTGGTAAATGA
- a CDS encoding valine--tRNA ligase gives MKELKEYNPKEIEEKWSRFWIEKAIYHVEKPDKRKKFSVVIPPPNVTGSLHMGHALNSTLQDIIARWQRMKGRQVVWVPGFDHAGIATQYVVDKQLQEEGKSRLELGRQEFLKKVWEWVPKSRNAIRTQLEKLGVSVDWKRERFTLDEGFSRAVRKAFRELYERGLIYRSEYIINWCPKDLTALSDLEVEHEEEKGKLWYIKYPLEDGSGYVTVATTRPETMLGDTAVAVNPEDERYKNLIGKRLRLPLVRWKRKTLTGEEIDELIPIIADERVKPEFGTGAVKVTPAHDPNDFEIGKAHALPFVRVMDERAHMNENAGDFAGLDRYEARKRILERLKEEGFLEKEEDHVHAVGKCYRCKTVVEPMVSEQWFVKVSDPAIKDISIKVVEEGIEEEEEKEVFLQLAEVEGLSITIPVNDEISGGTRSVVILSEGIEFLAGVREGELAYVYYPSGREEVISKAKELAYEFMKKPYGLEFLIGVDGEISVIKQGIESRVERGRYLIASEGNRLNLYRWGTEGYEYLQMLESGQARLEPVQKSIRVKVEREKRREVHKRQVKFIPEQWRKFYLDWMHNLRDWCISRQIWWGHRIPVWYCQECGEANVFTDDDFDRVYDKLIFNLIADGKVGTEFTPEEIEGILHSPDFVHPEMTVLDFYKKFVFHRYHSTNVDANSLRLFFTQEANPMAMLTPGVSTRGLYRYDSKSKKWRMVLKCKKCRSENLKQEEDVLDTWFSSALWPFGVFGWPESSEDLKNLYPTDLLVTGFDIIFFWVARMIMMGTYFMEDIPFHDVYVHALVRDEKGQKMSKTKGNVIDPLEIIDKYGADALRFTLAILTVQGRDIKLSEKRFEGYKHFANKIWNASRFVLMNTPEDFISTLPYMAPLKPEDKWIMTLLNETADKVSKALENYDFSQAAQSIYDFFWSDFCDWYIEFTKERIYRETPEGEDEDTKKEKAKVISERTTALYTLHYVLEKALRILHPFMPYITEELWHKLPASDGESISLKDFPEKKQEELFPEETERIERLKEIISAIRSLRSDLQIEPSKRLRAFYKAGKDLSREVVGEFKNHILNLARLEEFTEVSERPENTVATFSKDVEIYISIEGHVDIDKLTESYERKKEKLLAELERVKGKLSNENFVRKAPPDVVEKEKRIKEELEEDLKKVERILGVLKS, from the coding sequence ATGAAAGAGCTTAAGGAGTACAACCCTAAAGAGATTGAGGAGAAGTGGTCAAGGTTTTGGATAGAGAAGGCTATATATCACGTTGAGAAACCGGACAAGAGAAAGAAATTCTCGGTAGTGATACCCCCTCCGAACGTAACCGGCTCACTGCACATGGGTCACGCCCTGAACTCTACACTCCAGGACATAATTGCAAGATGGCAGAGGATGAAGGGGAGGCAAGTTGTCTGGGTTCCTGGCTTTGACCACGCGGGGATAGCCACCCAGTACGTTGTGGACAAACAACTTCAGGAAGAAGGGAAAAGCCGGCTTGAGCTTGGAAGACAGGAGTTTTTAAAGAAGGTATGGGAGTGGGTTCCCAAATCAAGAAACGCCATAAGGACACAGCTTGAGAAGCTCGGTGTTTCCGTTGACTGGAAGAGGGAGCGGTTCACCCTTGATGAGGGTTTCTCAAGGGCGGTGAGAAAAGCCTTCAGAGAGCTCTATGAAAGGGGTCTCATATACAGGAGCGAGTACATTATAAACTGGTGTCCCAAGGACCTTACCGCCCTATCCGACCTGGAGGTAGAACACGAAGAGGAAAAGGGTAAGCTCTGGTATATAAAGTATCCCCTTGAGGACGGTTCTGGTTACGTTACGGTTGCAACTACAAGACCAGAGACCATGCTGGGAGATACGGCGGTAGCTGTCAATCCAGAAGACGAAAGGTACAAGAACCTTATAGGTAAGAGGCTAAGGCTTCCCCTTGTCAGATGGAAGAGAAAGACCCTTACGGGTGAAGAGATAGACGAGCTCATACCGATAATAGCCGATGAGAGAGTAAAACCCGAGTTCGGGACGGGAGCTGTAAAAGTTACCCCCGCCCACGACCCCAACGACTTTGAGATAGGAAAAGCCCACGCTCTTCCCTTTGTGAGGGTTATGGACGAAAGAGCTCACATGAACGAGAACGCAGGAGATTTCGCAGGTCTGGATAGGTATGAAGCAAGGAAGAGAATACTTGAAAGGCTTAAGGAGGAGGGCTTCCTGGAGAAGGAAGAAGACCATGTCCATGCCGTAGGCAAGTGTTACAGATGTAAAACAGTGGTTGAACCCATGGTTTCTGAGCAATGGTTTGTGAAGGTTTCCGACCCTGCCATAAAGGACATATCTATAAAGGTTGTGGAAGAAGGTATTGAAGAGGAGGAGGAAAAGGAGGTATTCCTCCAGCTTGCAGAGGTTGAAGGTTTATCTATAACCATACCCGTAAACGATGAAATAAGTGGGGGAACCAGGTCTGTGGTCATACTGAGCGAGGGTATTGAATTCCTCGCGGGTGTTAGAGAAGGAGAGTTAGCCTATGTCTACTACCCTTCAGGCAGAGAGGAGGTCATCAGTAAAGCTAAAGAGTTGGCTTACGAGTTTATGAAGAAGCCTTATGGGCTTGAGTTTCTGATAGGTGTTGACGGAGAGATTTCGGTTATAAAGCAGGGTATTGAAAGCAGAGTAGAGAGAGGTAGGTACCTCATCGCCTCTGAAGGAAACAGACTGAACCTTTACAGATGGGGAACGGAAGGCTATGAGTACCTTCAGATGCTGGAGAGCGGACAGGCAAGACTTGAACCTGTCCAGAAGTCTATAAGGGTTAAGGTTGAGAGGGAAAAGAGAAGGGAAGTCCACAAAAGGCAGGTAAAGTTTATACCGGAACAGTGGAGAAAATTCTACCTGGACTGGATGCACAACCTAAGGGACTGGTGTATATCCCGTCAGATATGGTGGGGACACAGGATACCTGTATGGTACTGTCAGGAATGTGGAGAAGCTAACGTATTCACTGATGATGACTTTGACAGAGTTTACGATAAGCTGATATTCAACCTCATAGCGGACGGTAAGGTTGGCACAGAGTTTACCCCTGAAGAGATTGAGGGGATACTGCATTCCCCGGACTTTGTCCATCCCGAGATGACCGTTTTGGATTTCTACAAGAAGTTTGTCTTTCACAGATACCATTCAACGAACGTAGATGCCAACTCCCTCAGGCTCTTCTTCACACAGGAAGCCAACCCTATGGCTATGCTTACCCCAGGAGTTTCCACGAGGGGGCTATACAGGTACGACTCTAAGTCCAAGAAGTGGAGAATGGTTCTAAAGTGCAAGAAGTGCAGGTCTGAAAATCTGAAACAGGAAGAGGACGTTCTTGACACATGGTTCTCCTCAGCCCTCTGGCCCTTTGGTGTGTTCGGTTGGCCCGAAAGTTCGGAAGACCTCAAGAACCTTTACCCCACAGACCTCCTAGTTACAGGCTTTGACATCATCTTCTTCTGGGTAGCCAGGATGATAATGATGGGAACCTACTTTATGGAAGACATACCCTTTCATGATGTTTACGTCCATGCACTTGTGAGGGACGAGAAGGGACAGAAGATGTCCAAAACGAAAGGGAACGTCATAGACCCGCTTGAGATAATAGATAAGTACGGGGCTGATGCTCTAAGGTTTACCCTGGCGATACTTACAGTTCAAGGAAGAGATATAAAGCTTTCAGAGAAGAGGTTTGAGGGTTATAAACATTTTGCCAACAAGATATGGAACGCTTCCCGTTTCGTTCTCATGAATACACCTGAAGACTTCATAAGCACACTCCCCTACATGGCTCCCCTTAAACCTGAGGATAAGTGGATAATGACACTTCTAAATGAGACTGCGGACAAGGTTAGCAAAGCTTTGGAAAATTACGACTTTTCACAGGCAGCCCAGTCAATATATGACTTCTTCTGGTCGGACTTCTGTGATTGGTACATTGAGTTTACCAAGGAGAGGATATACAGAGAAACTCCAGAAGGGGAAGATGAAGATACCAAGAAAGAGAAGGCAAAGGTAATATCGGAAAGAACCACAGCTCTGTATACACTCCACTACGTTCTTGAGAAAGCCCTACGAATTCTCCACCCTTTTATGCCTTACATAACGGAGGAGCTATGGCACAAACTTCCTGCAAGCGATGGGGAAAGTATCTCCTTAAAGGATTTCCCAGAGAAAAAACAGGAGGAATTGTTCCCAGAAGAAACAGAAAGAATAGAGAGGCTGAAGGAGATAATAAGCGCTATTCGCTCCCTCAGGTCAGACTTACAGATAGAGCCTTCCAAGAGATTGAGAGCCTTTTACAAGGCTGGGAAAGACCTCTCAAGGGAAGTTGTAGGAGAGTTTAAGAACCACATACTTAATCTCGCAAGGCTTGAGGAGTTTACCGAGGTTTCTGAGAGACCAGAGAACACGGTTGCCACCTTCTCAAAGGATGTAGAGATATACATCTCCATTGAAGGGCACGTTGATATAGACAAACTTACGGAAAGCTACGAAAGGAAAAAGGAGAAACTTCTCGCAGAGCTTGAACGGGTCAAAGGAAAACTCTCCAACGAGAACTTCGTGAGAAAGGCACCTCCTGATGTGGTAGAGAAAGAAAAGAGGATAAAGGAAGAGCTTGAAGAGGACCTCAAGAAGGTAGAAAGGATATTAGGAGTTCTCAAGAGCTGA
- the trpE gene encoding anthranilate synthase component I has protein sequence MELNLSKEQVKKLSQNYNVIPLYTEILADVETPLSIFLKLQRSDRFNFLLESAEGGEKWGRFSFVITGSSFYVRTRGRYGEIYNRGRVEFFESEDPLGVIDRIIREYKPYNDPELPRFWGGLVGYFAYDIVKFYEPIEDNNPDPIGTYDLYTVLTDVVVIHDNLRGKIKVVYPLLTDRGVEEEYDRAVNCIEETVSRLEELKAEPISFSEAEPDLTLWESNFTKEEFEKVVEKAKEYIARGDIIQVVLSQRFRRLFDGYPENIYRVLRYLNPSPYMYYLDFRELKVIGSSPEVLVRVEGRRIETRPIAGTRPRGRTTEEDKRLEEELLGDEKERAEHLMLVDLARNDLGRVSETGSVRVEDFMRVERYSHVMHIVSDVVGTLKEGLSALDVLRAAFPAGTVSGAPKVRAMQIIEELEKERRGIYAGSVGYVSFQGNMDMAITIRTAVVRDREVFVQAGAGIVADSVPEREWEETVNKAKALIKAVDIADRFAP, from the coding sequence ATGGAGCTCAATCTTTCTAAGGAACAGGTAAAGAAGCTTTCACAGAATTACAACGTCATACCTCTGTACACTGAAATACTTGCAGATGTGGAAACGCCTCTGTCTATATTTTTGAAACTCCAGAGGAGCGACCGCTTTAACTTTCTCCTTGAGAGTGCTGAGGGAGGGGAGAAGTGGGGAAGGTTCTCCTTCGTGATAACTGGCTCTTCCTTTTATGTGAGAACAAGGGGAAGGTACGGAGAGATATATAACAGGGGTAGAGTTGAGTTCTTTGAGAGTGAGGACCCTTTAGGGGTTATAGACAGGATAATACGTGAGTACAAGCCCTACAACGACCCTGAGCTTCCCCGATTTTGGGGCGGGCTTGTGGGTTACTTTGCCTATGATATTGTAAAGTTCTATGAACCTATAGAGGATAATAACCCCGACCCCATAGGGACCTATGACCTATACACAGTTCTTACCGACGTTGTTGTGATACACGATAATCTTAGGGGAAAGATAAAGGTTGTTTACCCGCTCCTAACAGACAGAGGGGTGGAGGAGGAATATGACAGGGCTGTAAACTGTATAGAGGAGACGGTAAGCAGACTTGAGGAGCTGAAGGCGGAACCTATAAGCTTCTCAGAAGCAGAGCCAGACCTTACCCTGTGGGAGTCCAACTTCACAAAGGAAGAGTTTGAGAAGGTCGTGGAGAAGGCAAAGGAATATATAGCCAGGGGGGACATAATACAGGTGGTTCTCTCCCAACGTTTTAGGAGGCTCTTTGATGGCTATCCGGAGAACATATACAGAGTCCTGAGATACCTGAATCCTTCTCCCTACATGTACTATCTTGATTTCAGAGAGCTAAAGGTTATAGGTTCTTCGCCGGAGGTTCTTGTCAGGGTTGAAGGCAGAAGGATAGAGACAAGACCGATAGCGGGTACACGCCCTAGAGGAAGGACTACTGAAGAGGATAAGAGACTTGAGGAGGAACTCCTCGGGGATGAAAAGGAAAGGGCTGAACACCTTATGCTTGTTGACCTTGCAAGGAATGACCTTGGGCGTGTTTCTGAAACCGGAAGTGTGAGGGTTGAGGATTTTATGAGGGTGGAGAGATACTCCCACGTGATGCATATTGTAAGTGACGTGGTGGGAACGCTCAAAGAAGGATTGTCTGCCCTTGATGTTCTGAGAGCTGCCTTCCCTGCGGGGACGGTTTCGGGTGCACCCAAGGTTAGGGCTATGCAGATAATAGAAGAGCTTGAGAAGGAGAGGAGAGGTATATACGCTGGAAGCGTTGGATACGTTTCCTTTCAGGGGAACATGGACATGGCTATAACTATAAGAACTGCGGTTGTCAGAGACAGAGAAGTCTTCGTTCAAGCCGGAGCAGGTATAGTGGCTGATTCAGTGCCGGAGAGAGAGTGGGAGGAGACAGTCAACAAGGCAAAGGCTCTCATCAAAGCTGTAGATATAGCCGATAGATTTGCTCCCTAA
- a CDS encoding OmpP1/FadL family transporter, protein MRKALLIGALFSTATLTFATSGDNMIGVTPASRGMGGLGVGMPVGPVDSIFRNPAWMGVMENKFTVQFGGILFMPKVKARNKGYVDSNPGNNASDPMPYDTGYVKSRADTFVVPEIGIVHKISDRLVFGLGAFGVSGMGVDYRDKDGALAQMHTTFQFMRIIPAIAFKVNEMITVSGALHGAWGSLDMGAVMCGDPTDDSTCWNASGGQSQALGIGFQVGASLNFGDFLYAGITYQSPVSMTYKNVFDADNQMVDPNNIYEDLKLQQPQEVALGIGAAPLNGLKVGLDVRWINWKDADGYGDFKWDDQWVYALGAEYRPISNLALRIGYNYGKSPIDGGSKNLTRPSSPNIPNLNAPFSEYDIAWFNLIGFPAITEQHLTLGVGYEFSKTFGIDVSYVRAFEKKVEAKATMMSPDDLTVGAKNAQDSISVGLNWKF, encoded by the coding sequence ATGAGAAAGGCTTTGCTAATAGGTGCTCTCTTTTCAACGGCAACGTTAACCTTTGCAACCAGTGGGGATAACATGATAGGGGTTACCCCAGCGTCAAGGGGTATGGGTGGATTAGGTGTCGGTATGCCCGTTGGACCCGTTGACTCCATATTCAGAAACCCTGCTTGGATGGGCGTTATGGAGAACAAGTTCACCGTCCAGTTCGGTGGAATTCTGTTTATGCCGAAGGTGAAAGCGAGAAATAAAGGCTATGTAGATAGCAATCCTGGAAACAATGCCTCAGATCCTATGCCTTATGACACAGGGTATGTTAAAAGCAGAGCAGACACGTTTGTTGTACCTGAGATTGGGATAGTCCACAAGATAAGTGACAGACTTGTTTTCGGTCTTGGGGCTTTTGGTGTTTCAGGTATGGGTGTTGATTATAGAGACAAAGATGGTGCTCTTGCTCAGATGCATACCACTTTTCAGTTTATGAGAATAATTCCGGCGATAGCTTTCAAAGTTAACGAAATGATAACTGTGTCTGGTGCACTTCATGGAGCATGGGGTTCACTTGATATGGGAGCTGTCATGTGTGGAGATCCGACTGATGATTCTACATGTTGGAATGCAAGCGGAGGACAGTCTCAGGCTTTAGGTATAGGGTTTCAAGTTGGAGCTTCACTTAACTTTGGAGACTTCCTATATGCAGGTATAACCTATCAATCCCCGGTTTCAATGACTTATAAGAACGTGTTTGATGCTGATAATCAGATGGTTGACCCTAACAATATATATGAAGACTTGAAACTCCAGCAACCACAGGAAGTTGCCCTGGGTATCGGTGCTGCTCCACTCAATGGTTTAAAAGTTGGTCTTGATGTGAGGTGGATAAATTGGAAAGATGCTGATGGATACGGGGACTTCAAGTGGGACGACCAGTGGGTATACGCGTTAGGTGCAGAGTATAGACCTATAAGCAATCTTGCTCTTAGGATTGGTTATAACTATGGAAAGAGTCCTATAGATGGAGGGAGCAAAAATCTGACAAGACCTTCTTCACCAAATATACCTAATCTAAATGCTCCTTTCTCGGAGTATGATATAGCATGGTTTAACTTGATAGGTTTCCCCGCAATTACAGAACAGCACTTAACTTTAGGTGTTGGTTATGAATTCTCCAAAACCTTTGGCATAGATGTATCTTATGTCCGTGCCTTTGAGAAGAAAGTTGAAGCTAAAGCTACTATGATGTCTCCAGACGATTTAACCGTCGGAGCCAAAAACGCCCAGGATTCCATCTCTGTAGGTCTGAACTGGAAGTTCTAA
- the rimO gene encoding 30S ribosomal protein S12 methylthiotransferase RimO — translation MKIGVISLGCSKNLVDSEILLGKLKSAGVELTSDINSADYVVINTCGFIEDAKSESIDTILEVVDSGKRVLVMGCLVERYKKELEREIPEVEAYFGTQSWDEILAHLKLKPKYSRSHRVLTTPGAYAYLKIAEGCNRLCSFCAIPRIRGRHVSRPIEDVISEVKDLAERGVKEINVVSQDTTYYGKDLYRDFKLIDLLREIEKVEGIEWVRLLYLYPTEVSDDLLSHIKDSEKVVPYFDMPIQHISDSVLRSMRRGYGERFVRELIEKIRKSIPDAVLRTTLIVGYPEEREEDFNRLRNFMEEGHFHWLGVFTYSPEEDTHAFHLGDPVPRELKEERKTALMEVQRNVTYQKNKGFVGKRLKVLVDGFSEEFSFVPRGRVYFQAPEVDGVIYIETEKPVKVGDLVEVEVTQAADYDLGGTVIRNSEYIDIT, via the coding sequence ATGAAAATCGGAGTTATAAGTCTCGGTTGCTCTAAGAACCTTGTGGATTCAGAGATACTCCTCGGCAAGTTAAAAAGTGCCGGAGTGGAGCTAACATCAGACATAAATTCGGCAGACTACGTGGTCATAAACACCTGTGGTTTCATAGAGGATGCGAAGAGCGAATCAATAGACACAATACTTGAGGTTGTTGACTCAGGCAAAAGGGTTCTCGTGATGGGCTGCCTTGTGGAGAGATATAAAAAAGAGCTTGAGAGAGAAATTCCCGAGGTGGAGGCTTACTTTGGAACCCAGAGCTGGGATGAGATACTTGCACATCTCAAGCTTAAGCCCAAGTACAGCAGGTCTCACAGAGTTCTCACAACCCCTGGGGCTTACGCTTACCTGAAGATAGCTGAAGGATGCAACCGCCTCTGCTCTTTCTGCGCTATTCCGAGAATAAGGGGGAGGCACGTATCAAGACCCATAGAAGACGTGATTTCTGAGGTAAAAGACCTCGCGGAGCGAGGTGTTAAAGAGATAAATGTAGTTTCCCAAGATACCACCTACTACGGCAAGGACCTTTACAGGGACTTCAAACTGATAGACCTGCTGCGGGAGATTGAAAAGGTGGAGGGTATTGAATGGGTTAGACTCCTGTACCTGTATCCAACCGAGGTGAGCGATGACCTGCTCTCTCATATAAAAGACTCCGAGAAGGTTGTTCCTTACTTTGATATGCCAATTCAGCACATTTCGGACAGCGTTTTAAGGAGTATGAGGAGGGGCTACGGAGAGAGATTTGTAAGGGAGCTTATTGAGAAGATAAGAAAGAGCATACCCGATGCTGTTCTCAGGACTACGCTTATAGTGGGGTATCCTGAAGAGAGAGAGGAGGACTTTAACAGACTCAGGAATTTTATGGAGGAAGGGCACTTCCACTGGTTAGGAGTCTTCACCTACTCTCCCGAGGAGGATACCCATGCCTTTCACCTCGGGGACCCAGTACCGAGGGAACTAAAGGAGGAGAGGAAAACCGCACTTATGGAAGTGCAAAGAAACGTGACCTATCAAAAGAACAAAGGGTTTGTGGGGAAGAGGTTAAAGGTTCTCGTTGACGGCTTTTCCGAGGAATTTTCCTTTGTTCCCAGAGGCAGGGTGTACTTTCAGGCTCCTGAGGTTGACGGTGTAATTTACATAGAGACCGAGAAACCCGTGAAGGTGGGAGACCTCGTTGAGGTTGAGGTTACCCAGGCGGCGGACTACGACCTTGGTGGCACAGTTATAAGAAATTCAGAATATATTGATATAACTTAA
- a CDS encoding PilZ domain-containing protein, with protein MEKDRIEHIWEDLVEDFEFFISQKESFRENFLEALRESKPKVLSTPGMGALVDRLYLLLFSFQKDPKEELFSLAYKLSQLEIDLKKALLKASLQLVRDYVDYIVRSERDYHRINSLIELMDVYLSIVEDATSKYIEELRSKVEEERREAEEKERRLLLEFLEKLQEEREREIELLTYYKEVPIVCRSKILKLEEDKLRVRTCHINIFKPEMEIYLKHRHIPQTVATRIIEVDVPKEELLLEVLTFVELPQERRRYVRVAPKEPIPVEIVKESREIVGRMADVSIGGVGVYLSEMGDLKGGDMVSVKFILPKGRVEAKGQVCYVIPYGEGFRAGIQYSLGIREEEIVSDYVMERQFEILKELRGIKD; from the coding sequence ATGGAGAAGGACAGAATTGAGCACATATGGGAGGACCTCGTAGAGGATTTTGAGTTCTTCATTTCCCAGAAGGAGAGCTTCAGAGAAAACTTCCTTGAGGCTTTAAGGGAAAGCAAGCCCAAAGTGTTGAGCACACCCGGCATGGGGGCTCTCGTTGACCGCCTTTACCTTCTTCTCTTCTCCTTTCAGAAAGACCCAAAGGAAGAGCTATTTTCATTAGCCTACAAGCTCTCCCAGCTTGAGATAGACCTGAAGAAGGCTTTGTTGAAGGCTTCCTTACAGCTTGTTAGAGATTACGTTGATTACATCGTCCGTTCCGAGAGGGATTACCACAGGATAAACAGCCTTATAGAGCTGATGGACGTCTATCTCTCAATCGTTGAAGACGCTACTTCTAAGTATATAGAGGAGTTGAGAAGTAAAGTTGAGGAAGAAAGAAGGGAAGCTGAGGAGAAGGAGAGAAGGCTTCTTTTAGAGTTCCTTGAGAAGTTACAGGAGGAGAGGGAAAGGGAGATAGAACTCCTCACTTACTACAAAGAGGTTCCCATAGTTTGCCGTTCAAAGATTTTAAAACTTGAGGAGGATAAACTCAGGGTGAGGACATGCCACATAAACATCTTTAAGCCTGAAATGGAGATATACCTAAAGCACAGACACATTCCTCAGACTGTTGCAACCAGGATAATAGAGGTTGATGTGCCGAAGGAAGAGCTGCTTCTTGAAGTTCTGACCTTCGTGGAACTCCCACAGGAGAGGAGAAGGTACGTGAGGGTGGCTCCAAAAGAGCCGATACCCGTTGAGATAGTCAAAGAGAGCAGAGAAATAGTCGGCAGGATGGCGGACGTTTCAATCGGTGGTGTAGGTGTTTACCTTAGCGAGATGGGCGATCTGAAGGGAGGAGACATGGTTAGTGTTAAGTTCATCTTACCGAAGGGAAGGGTAGAGGCAAAGGGACAGGTTTGCTACGTTATCCCCTATGGTGAGGGCTTCAGGGCAGGTATCCAGTACTCCTTAGGTATAAGGGAAGAGGAGATAGTTAGCGATTATGTAATGGAGAGGCAGTTTGAGATATTAAAGGAGCTCAGGGGTATAAAAGATTGA
- the acpS gene encoding holo-ACP synthase, with amino-acid sequence MIGVDIVKNERIEKAIEKFGERFLVRIYTDKELDYCNSQEARVPCLAARWACKEAVLKAFYMEFGVLLRFKEIEVLGDRGKPARVIIHREEAKEFLKGRELLVSLSHERDYSVAVACIK; translated from the coding sequence ATGATAGGTGTAGATATAGTTAAGAACGAAAGAATTGAAAAAGCTATTGAAAAGTTTGGAGAGCGGTTTCTGGTCAGGATATACACCGATAAAGAGCTTGATTACTGCAACTCTCAAGAGGCAAGGGTACCCTGTCTTGCAGCAAGGTGGGCGTGCAAGGAAGCTGTGCTGAAAGCCTTCTATATGGAGTTTGGAGTTCTGCTTAGGTTTAAGGAGATTGAAGTTCTGGGTGACAGAGGAAAACCCGCAAGGGTTATCATACACAGGGAGGAAGCCAAAGAATTTCTCAAAGGGAGAGAGCTTCTCGTTTCTCTATCCCACGAAAGGGATTACTCAGTTGCGGTTGCCTGCATAAAATGA